The Desulfosarcina sp. BuS5 genome segment TTTCACTCATATCTTGGACAGATATGTTAAAAATGAGATCGAAGATCACAGGATTATTGCCGGCATTGTCGCCTTTGGTACCAATATTGGTCTTTCCAAAATGGCTGAAATTTCTGATATGAACTATCAAGAGATTGTGCCCACTGCTAACAACTTCATAAGGCTCGAAACTCTTAAAAAGGCCAATGACAAAATTAGTAATGTTATGGCCACGTTGCCAGTTTTTAAATATTTCAATATCAGAGAAGAAACCATTCATTCCAGCAGTGATGGACAAAAATATGAAACTCAATTTAACACCATCAACTCCCGGTACTCCCCCAAATACTTTGGCCTGAAGAAAGGAATATCAGCTTACACTATGGTAGCAAATCATATTCCCGTGAATGCCAAAATTATTGGGGCCAACGAACACGAAAGCCATTACGTTTTTGATCTACTCTTCAATAACTCATCAGAAATCATTTCCGACCGGCATTCAACAGATACCCATGGTACGAATCAAGTAAATTTTATCCTTCTCCATGTTTTCGGGCATATGTTCGCACCACGTTACGCCAAACTCGGTAGTAGGTCCAAAATGATATATGGCTTTAAGAATCCAAAGCAGTACGGAGATTATCTGCTCAAACCCATTCGTAAAATTAACGCCAAGCTCATCAAGGAAGAGTGGGAAAACATTTTGAAAATCTTTGTCTCTCTCGGTTTCAAATCTTCGACACAAAGTACCATTATCAGGAAACTAAGTTCTTATGCACGAAAGAACAGAACCAAAAAAGCTCTTTGGGAACTGGATAATATTGTAAAAACACTTTATATCCTTAAGTACGTTGATTCTATAGAGCTTAGACGCAATGTTCAAAAGGCCCTGAACCGAGGCGAAGCCTACAACAAGCTCAGGAAGGCTGTCTTTTACGCATTCTTTGGAAAATTCCGTGTGAAAACAGAACTGGAACAGCAGATATGGAGTGAATGTACCCGGCTTATCACCAATGCTATCATTTTCTATAATGCATATATTCTTTCGGAATTACTCAAGAAGAAAGAAGCGAATGATATGGCTGAGACCGATTTTATAAAAGCAATCTCGCCGGTAGCATGGAGGCATATAAACCTATACGGAGTATATGAATTTCACAGGAAAGCGAGTTTTATAAATATATCAGAAATCATTAACAATCTTGATGAGAAATCAATGGGGATTCATCTGACAGAAGGCTCCAGATATTTGAACTGAAATTCCTTATTTTACCTTTTTGCGGCGTTGGTCAAAAATACCCACATTATCATAAGGAGGATTGAGCCAGAGTAAGCCAAAAGCTTTTTCAGATGCCCGGAACTCATACAGCGCATCGCCCCAAACAATCTGTTGCAAAACTTCTTGCGCTTTTTTAGACCGTTGCCGGTCGAGTTCCACACCGAAAGTCTCTGTCTCAGTTCCTTTTGCGATAATACTTAATGCTTGACCTTCACCACAGCAGGTGTCGAGCAGTCTGGCTTTAGGCTGAATATTTATTATTTTTTTTAAATCCTCGACCACATTGATGGGTGTGGGGTAATAGCCCATTTTTTCCTGACTGGCTAATCTTGCCATGGTCAACTCCTTTCTCGTTGCTGAATCAATCTGTTTACATAGACTACAGACTGTCTCAATAGTTCGGTTATTGGAGTATCCGTTTTTTTTCTCCACTCGGTCAGAATCGCCATTTCGTTTACTGTTAATGCCGATGCCGGCCAGGGATAGCCTTTTTTTTCGTTTTCCATTTTTTATTTTCTCCTTCACAACAAAAAAAGGAGTGAACCAGTATGGTTGACACTCCTTTTTTTATTATGATTGACTTGCTGTTTTTATTTATTTATTTGTTATTTGATTATGTATGATAATCGTAAATTTCTGTTATATACCAAGATGCAGGTTCGTTTTTATTTAACCAATCAACCGTCCCCATCTCATTTTCGAAGCTCATATCGGGCGTGAATGCAAAATAGAAGCAACTGTCATTATAAGCTGTGTGTGCAATTTGCCACATATCCGGGTTTTCTTTGTTTATCTCGTCACGGACAGTCTGCAATCGCTGCTGTTTCTCTTTTGCAAGAGCATTAGTCAGTGCATTTTTAAACTCATTGTCAAATACACCGGTTAATATCTCTTCACCATTAACTGTTAAACTTACAGTCTTTATCTTTGTATTAGCCGATTTTGCCAGCCATTCCAGGTCATTTTTAAAATCATCAAGATTATCCTGACGACAAACATAGTCGCAACCCGAAATCCAATCTTTCATGGTCACTTCATCGAAAGGGCAACAATGGTTGTCCTCTTGCAAACTATCTCTATCTGCTATTATAAAAATTCTTCCGTGAGACATTTTAAAACTCCTTTAATTTTTTAAGACCTTTTTCTTTGTATTCTTTCAAAATATTATTTTCAGCATAACTATAAAACTCTTTGTTTTCAGTGCTTATTATCAGGTGGTCGTGTAACGTTAAGCCTAATAGATGCGCTCCAATAAAAATCCATTTAGTGATATTGTTATCCTCATTCGATGGTTGAAGATCACCTGATGGATGATTATGCGCTACAATCAAAGCAACGCTGTTTGCCAAAATAACAGGCTTGAATAATTCTCTCAGGCAAACGATAGAGGATGATACCGAGCCGATAGACACTATATTGGTGCCTATAATTCGGTTTTTGATATCAAGCATCAACACAATCATTTGTTCCCTATCGCTTTGACCGCATTCTGTTATAGTTTTTCTTATAATTTCAGCAGCCTGTTCAGCCGTTGAAACATTAGCCTGATATTTAATGCTTTTTTCTCTAATCAAGCTAATTCTATAAACATTACAATTTTCCATTCTATTGCCTCCTTAATATAATAAAGGGAGGCGTCTACCCAGTAGGGGAGAAAACCTCCCTTTGCCGGGGTTTTGTTGCATAAAAAAAGGGAGCAAGCCGGCTGGCTTAAATCTCCCCTTTTTTATTGCTAATTTTTTTTTATTTTACGTTAGTGCCGCATTTTATTTATATTTTTTTCTATCAACAGGGTCCGTTAAAAAACAGCTTCCACTTTCTCCTGCATACGTAAATTGATATAAATCAAGACACTCAGCGCACACTGAATGAAATTTTTTACAGCGAAAACATGCTACAATATTAACCGCTTTTTCCCCGCATCTTTCACATTTTTCTTTTTTTGTTAACATTCGCTTTCCTTAATTTTTTACCAGTTAAATAATCGTTAGGATCTTTGTATTGGTTGTAATTAAAACCTACAACCCTTTCAGCTTTGGTTTTACATGCCGGAAGCAGCATATCCGCAGCTTTTTTCCCTGCCTTGTCGTTATCAGTTGCGATGACGATTTTACTGTAACTTTTTAAATCACTTAAAAAATCTACAGCCCGATTTATCATTTCAACCGAGTTCAACACAAGCAGATCAAAAATTTCTTCTTTAATCTGTTCGCAGGAAATTGCGTCAATCAGAGATTCAGCTATAACCAACGTATTTTTACCGCGTGATATATAGGTAATATCCTTTCCTGTTGACGATTTGAAGTCGCCCTGAACATTATAAAGCTCCCATGTGCCGGACATATTTTGATGCCCGCAAAGTGAAAACTTTTTTTTATTTAAAAGCAGTAAAAGCTGTTTGATTCCGGCATTTTTTACATATTTTGGCCTTAATCTTCTATACGATTTAAAAAGCTGCAATGTTTTTGCATTTAAATCGTATTCATCGAGGATTTTCCAATCAGGTTTTTTCTTTTTTTTTGTTGCCGTATAACCAAACCTGGTTTCGGCAACCGGAAAAGAAAAAGTTTGCTCTCCCAAGGTTTGCTTTCTTAGTGCTTTAACGGCTTGCACGTAAGAGACGTTATAAAGCTTCATAAAAAGATCAATATTGGTTCCTTTTTCATTAGCACCATGATCTTTCCATACCCAGACGCCATCACCAGCCTGCAGGATAGAAACGCTCGGTCTCCGATCATCTCTCCAGACTGCCTTGAAATGACCGTTTTTAACCTGAACCCCTGCGGATTCTACTAAAGCTGTCATATCCAGCCGTTTGATGGTATTCAGTTCAGCGTTTCTCTGATCAGTAAACATAATTATCTCCGTTTTAATTCTTTCATTTTTTCGGTCAAGGTCCACAACGCCCGATTCAGCTTTACGTTACGATCTATAGCTTTCACCGGCCGGGTTTTGATTCTTTTCCCTGTTTTTGTACTGCGCCCCCTCAAACCGCCTTTAATGATATTTTCCTGAACAGTATTAAAGGTTGTCCAGAGATCAGGTTCACAATCTCGTGCTCTGCGTGGTGAAAGAAGCTGCCAGGTGTCAATAGGAGCTTCTTCCGGATCATCATAAACAAGCTGCAATGCACTTTTCGCATATACTTCACGTTCAGCCTCCTGCAGGTGTGTTGTTTTCATCTCTTCGAGAGACTTGGCCACGACCGGAGCTGTTTCAAGCACTTTGTATGAGGCTTTGATTACGTCCTGCTGATCGAAGTTGATGTGTTTGATACTGATACTGTCAAAAGTATCGCCCAATATCATGCCGTTCATGCAGATAAACCGGTAAACGCCTGTCATTAGTTTATAAGCGCAGCTGCGATTGTGAGAGTTGATCAGAACCGCTTCGATTGCTTCGTTTTTCAGGATTAGATCCGGATGTTGAAACCTGATCATATGTTTTTGAAAACCTTCGTTGTCAGGTTTCCTAAAACCGGCTTCCGTAACTCTTGTCGGCATCCAGCCCTCTTTACGCAAAATATTTATGACTTCAATAGTTGGAATGAATGTGTATTTATCAGAAACTTCTTCGTGTGGATGTAATGCTCCGATGGATGGGGCAATGTTTAATATTTCTTGATTTTGCAGCATTTGAACACCTCCTGTGTTTTCTAAAGGGAGGTATCCACCCGGCACGGGAGAAAACCTCCCCTTGCTGGGATTTTATTTAATTTTTATTTATGTATCCAAGATACAGGGTTGATGCATCAAGCAGTCGTGTGTGGGTAATTATTTTATACCCGCTGCCTGTACTGCGACCCCTGGTATGCAAAACATCCAGACCGTAGCTCTGAGCAATATACCAGGCATAAACCATAACGTTGGTTAAGCCGCCGATTATAATGCCCTTGTAACCCTGATTTTGTACTTTACATATTTCATTTTCAATTGATTTAACAATATCCCGTTCTTGCCAGGTTAAGTCGAATGTTGGAATCCTGGGCGTTGCATCAACGCTGAACCCTTTTTTTTTCCAATATTTTACTTCTCCGGAGCGTGGATAATGCCGTGTAAAATTGGCCAGTTTATCCATAAATAACCTCCTTTGAAACTTTCCAGGTTATAGAAAGAGGCAGGATTGTGTTTATTTCCTTTCCCTTTACAGCCAGGATATTTCTTTTATCCGGTTGTTTGCTGTATGAGTCCCACAGTTTCCTAAAATTCCGAAACGCTCTAACTTCTTTGGTTACAACGTTAACCATATAATATTTTTTCTTGAACATCATGCCTCCTTTGCCCAGGCTTTTTCTTCGGGATTCCAGTTAAAGCCGCTTGATTTAAGCAGCCCCTTTGACTGAAATGTTTTTCCTTCAGCGATTATAAGGTTTTTCCTTTTTGTGTAGGTAATTCCACTAATCGTAGGCCCGAATTCAAACTTAGGCTTATTTTTTCCTTTTGTTTCTGCTTGCTGTTGTGGCGGCTTAGGCTTATTTTTCTGCCCGTTCACTATTTTGAGTTCAGCCGCTTTGATTTGTTTTTGTTGGGCTAAAGCGTTTTGTAATTCCTCGGCCGAACAAAATTCTCCGCCTCCAAAGCCGGCTGCAAACAAGCAGCGGCCTATAGCGGATGTTTCTGCATTTTCAACAGCGCTGGTTTTATTTATATAACCAGCATTACGGTTTTCTTCTGCCGTTCCGGTGGCGATTAAACCTCCATCAGGCGATTTGATAGTTGCCTGAGCCAATACTTTGTCTTTGTCCGGAAACGTGATTTCCGTCAGCAATGCCCAGCCATCCTGGATCGGACAAACTTCCCGGAATTTCCTGACTCTTTCGGCTACGGTTTCGTATGCCTTTTTTTCAACTTTGTCGGTTTTTTTATTTTTTCTTTCTATAAATATAGTCATTATAAACCTCCATACCCTCAACTCATACCCTTAAAACTTCATAAGAGGCTGTTTTTAAACAATCCTCGTAGACATCAGGATATTCTGTTTGAAGTTTTTGAGAATTAATGCTGCTTCTCTTCCATATACCTATTTTTATTTCTTCCTCTCCGACTCGAACCTTTTTGTCGTCAGGATTGGCATTTTTAATGCCGCTCTTTAAAAATGCTTTAAGCTTTTTTATCTCAGCTTCAAGCATTTTCCCTTGTTCTTTTAAGCCGCGATATTCGTTAAGCTCTTTTTCAAAAGGCATCTCGGGGATTGTCTCATCTGCTTTATAAGCAGGACAATCCGGCCTATAATGACACCAAGCGCATAAAGGGCCTTTTTCGGTGTCATAGTTTGGATTTGCCTGGTCATTAAGAGCCGTCCAAATAGACTCTGCTTTTTGAAGCAGACCCTCATAAATTTGTCCGTCATACTGATAGCCATTAAAGAGCCTGGCTTCGCCCTGATTTAGATCAATAGCAAAGATTGCTCCCTTAACTGCTTTGTCCGGGTACTCTTCTTTTACAAGTCCCATTTGCATATGGACTTGCTGTACCCAACCTTCATACGGGTCGGCAGGAATGCCGTCTACTGATTTAACTTCTAAAACAGCCAGGACATTTTTGCTTGTAAACAAAAAGTCCAGGTGCGCCTTGATGTGTTTTCTCATTTTACTTTTTGCTTCGTATTGGTGTTTCCATTTTGGAAGCGATTTGCTGTGCTTTTTTAATCCGGCTATCAGCATCAGTTCGGTTAGATGACCCCTGGCAAACTTTATTAAAGTACCAAGGTCATGTTCCGGCGCATCAAGCTTGGTTAACACAGCTTTTCTGGGGCATCCTGCAACATCTGATGCTCCAATGTATTGACTGCGATCTCCCAAACTATCACTGAACGGCGAATCTGATAGACCGTCTTTTAATATTTGCATTAAGTCCATTTTTCCCTCTTTTCTTAGGCATAAAAAAAGGGAGCTAAGTCAGTGACTTAAATCTCCCTTAATTTGTTTGGTCTGTTTTTTTTGTTCTAAAACGGAATGTCATCATCCGGCGGTATATCCGGTGACTGAATTTCATTCGCTGCTGGTTCGGATTTGCCGTTATTGCCCAGCATTTTCATCTGATTGGCGACAACCTCGGTAGTATAGCGGTTATTGCCATCATCATCCTGCCACTTTCGTGTTTGGATGCGGCCTTCAATGTAGACCTGTTTACCTTTTTTTAAATATTTTTCGCATATTTCGGCAAGGTTGCCGAAAACAACTATTCTATGCCACTCTACCTGTTCTTGTTGATCTCCTTCCTTATTTTTCCATTTCATGTTTGTGGCAAGAGAAAAATTACTAACTGCCCTGCCGTCTTGAGTATAACGAGTTTCCGGGTCTTGTCCCAGGTTTCCAATTAACATTACTTTGTTCAACATTTTTACTACCTCCTTTTTCATTAAAAATTTAAAAATTTGAGTTTTCCCGGTTCCTGTCAAAACTCCAATAAAAAAATCAGCGCAAATCGTTCGCAAGCAGGATTGCCTTTGCCTGTTATTTGGTATTTTTGTCGCTAAAGCGGCGCAAATCGTTCACAAGCTGCAATTACCCTGTTTGTTACTTGGTATTTTTGTTGATTTTTTACGTTGATGTTTTTGCCGGGTTCCGGCTTTTAAGATGAACGGAAGTGCAGGCGCACTTCTGGATTTTAGCTTTTCTACACTGAAAGCCACGGGTGCCTGCATGGTTTGAACCATGAGATAATATCTCTTTCCGGCGATTGTTTTGTGGAAAAGCTCACAAAATAATCAACACCGTGCAATCTATCTTTTATCGGGCCTGCGCAAGGATATTCTTACGGGTCCGTTGTCTGACTCCAATAAAAAAAGTCAGATACACACAACAAAATGCTGTGGTAAAAACTGGTAACAGACGCTAATTGAGCGTGTTGTTGTCTGATTCTGATGCACTAACTGATGCGTCAACGGAATTGTTTCCGTTGCCGTTGTTCCCCTGAATCTGATTGATGCCTCTGGGAGTTCGGTATTTTATTTTGGCTGTCTTGCATATTTTTTTCACCGTTTCATGCAGAGCCAATACCTTCTCTGTGTATTCTTCAATTAGGGGGATAACTTCTTCAGGGGGCAGGCTGATCAGTAATCGGCTTCGTAGGGCTTTTAATCCTCTATCGGCAGATTTGGCTATATCCAGCAAAACATAAGTATCAGCTGTGTTGCACAAAATCACCCTGGCGTTTCTTTCCCGAGAGAGAATTTCCCATCGGGACGGTTCTGTTTGTTCTGTTTGTTCTGTGTTTGACATGTTGCCTCCTGATTATTTTTTTCGTGTCTTTCTATTATATATAATAGAAAGGCCGTCAAATTTTCGGCTTCAGGTTTTCGGCTTCAGGAAAGAAAAAGGAGATTTTTATGCAAAAAGAACTTCAACAAATAGGCAGGGCAGCCGGTTTAGACAAGTCCCGGGTGGAATATACTTTAAAAATCGCCTTACAGCAGGCTTTTTGCGAGTATTTTAATATTAGGGAATGCGAAATAGACGATATGGACAGCAGGCTGATAAAGGCTGTTTTCCGGGTACCGGAAGATATGCCGGTTGCTGAGGCTGAAGTGTTCCAGGGGATGGTCTGTGAAGATGATATCATAACCGTTGAGTTTGATTTTGATGCGCTGCCTGTCAGTGTTCAGCATACGACTCATGATTTATTCGTCCGGTATGTTGATAAGGTTCGTCTCGATGAAGCTTATCTGAAATGGAAAAAACTGGTTCACGGAGCGGTTGAGGGCGTTATTGCGGAAAAACATGGCGACCGGATAACGGTTAGCCTGGGAGATGATAATGTGACCGGTATAATGTTGCGGCAGCACTGGATTCCAGGGGAAATCGCTTTATATATTGAAGGCCGGGCATTCCTTTTTTACTTGCTCAAGGTAATCAGAAACAAGCATATTGTGGAAATTCATCTTTCCCGCACAAGTAAAAACTTTCCCTGCGCTGTTTTGTCCTGCATAGCCCCCTGGATAAGAGCTAAAAGCATTAAACGAATAGCCGGTAAAAAAAGCTGGCTTGTTGCGGATTCTCCTGTGGAAATGGACGTAATCAATGCTTTGAGACGAGAGTTGAAAGGGGAAGCTGTCGAAGTTTCTTAGCCGCTCAAAACAGCTCACTGATTCGCAGCTCCCGTCAGGAAAGAAGCTATGTTGTCAGGAGTTACAACTCCGGTGGACGCATTTGGATAGGCGTTTAAAAATGTTTTTGAAAATTTCACCTTCGCTTTAGGATTCCATTTGAATTCCCACGCAAAAAGCCGCCCATCGCGCTCTTCAAGATAATCGATTTCCTGCTGCTGTGTTGTGCGCCAGAAAAAACTGTTTGCGGCAAATCCGGAATTTGCCATCATTTTCATACGCTCACTGACCAAAAAATTTTCCCAGAGAGCTCCGATATCATCACGCATACCTGCCGCGCTGAAGTGTTTTATAACGGCATTGCGGATACCATTGTCATAAAAATAGATTTTTCGGCTTTTCCTGAGTTCATTGCGAAGATTACGGCTAAAAGATTTCAGCCTGAACACAATGAATGCCTTTTCCAGAATAGCAATGTATTTTTCAACAGTCTCATTGTTCAACCCGGACATCCTCCCCAGCTCGTTATAAGAAACCTGGCTGCCGATTTGAAATGCCAGCGCCTGCACCAGTCTTTCCAGTCTTTCCGGTTTCTGGATACGTTCCCAGGTAAGGATATCTTTGTAAAGATAGCTGTCTGAAAGTTCGAGGAGCAACCCGGATTCATTGCCTGGTTGCTTGACAACCTCAGGGTAGGAACCGTATACCAGCCGATGTTCCAACACGCGGCGCTCATCGAGAAAGCCATGATGGTTCAGCAGTTCCTGCCATGCCAGAGGATAGAGATGGTATTCCCACTTTCGGCCTGTGAGTGGTTCATTGATGCGGTTTGCCAGTTCAAAGGAGGACGAGCCCGAAGCCAGTACCTTGACGCCAGGCAAATTATCCACTATCAGTTTCAGACAGAGACCGATATTTTCAATTCTCTGGGCTTCGTCTATAACCAGGAATGAATGTTGTCCTACGAGATTTTTCAAATATGTCGAGGTAATCCCGGACAATATCTGCCGAATATCAGGTTCATCCCCGTTCCACCAGAGTACCGGTTTATCCAGCTCTCCGGTTATCTGCTGCAAAAGAGTCGTCTTGCCGGACTGACGGGGGCCCACAACAATAATCGCCTTTGGATCAGCTAACCTTTTTTTTATACTGGAGGATAATAGACGTTCAAACATAATATTTTGCTATTATTATCGTAAATTATTATAATAATACGCCGACAATAACGCAAATAATCTAAAAATGCAAGAAGGTTCATCTAAAATACCAGGGTAACCGCATTTGGAAAATGTCAGAATAGCTATTTCCCTAAAGCCGCAATGATTTTCTGAGCTTTTTTTTGCATCTGGTGTACCCGTTGTCTGGATATACATGGCTTCAGGCCTTGCCCTGAAAACATGATTTTCATTAGCCGATGATAGGTAGTTATTTGAGATACATTATTAAGCCGCTCTTGTCTTTCGCTTATTGCGACTGTATGAAAATTATTCGTGGTGAAAGGTTGAGTTGTAATCGGCAGTAATTCATCATTAAAGGAAACTGTAATTATAGTTTCCTTTTTATTCAAATCCCTAATCCGGCCTGAAACAAAAATCCAGACCCAGGAAAAAAGAGAAGCTTTTTTGTCCGACTCCTCCCATTTTTCTGCCCCTGCCAAGGCTGACAGATAGCATTCAGATAAGATATCATCGTATTCGATGATATCCTTTGAAATTTTGTTTTTGTATTTTGTTAATATTTTATTAACAACCGGCAATATTGCTTCTTTTGTATTAATCTTTTTGTGAGTATCTCCTTTTGCTGTATTTTCGCACACTTCAAATTGCCCCCTTTTGTTCTTTTCACAAAACTTTTTTGCCATTTTCAATCAGAAAATCCCGAAATTTGTTTTCTATCCCAACCACTTGGTTGTAATAGTTAGACAATTCTTGGAATGGTTCTTTTTGCAATTGTTTATAGGTGAACATCTCAGATAGCGCATTAAACCTGTCGGCACATTCCTGGAGATAATCTTTCGCTTCCGGCGGTAATTTTTCCAAAATATCATATTTCTTTTTTTCGGTAAGCTGATCGGGTGTTTCTACACCCTCCTGGATACAAAGCTGATTTAATGTTTCTATTCTCATTAATTCTTTTACGACTACGTCAGAGTTATGCTGGAGGCTTTCCCGAAGCCAGCGCAAAAGTTGAAACCTGTCAGGCAGGGCTGTTTTGAAATGCCGTAACGACCATATAAAATCCACCTCTTTCCAGTCTATTTGCAGTTCATTGGCGATCCAGCGCCTTCCTTTCTCGTAAAACAATTTTTTGTCATACTGTGTCATCATAACCACCCCTGCTTTTCTGATTTCAACCAGACCCAATCCGGTATCCTTATGGATTTCTTGTATCGACCAATCAGCCTTGATAAGTTCCAGTGTTCTAATTATGTTCAAATCCCAATCAGACAGCCTGACACCTTTCTTCATGCAGTCTTTAAGCGGCATTCTCGATAAGGCAAATTTTTGCTCATAACTCATATCGTTGTAACGTATTTCCGGTTTTGTGTTTTTATCCTGTGTCGTATTCTCAGGATACGCTTTTTTGTTCTCCATTGCTGCAAGATGATTGCCAGAGACAAAATCTTGATTGTTATTTGTAATAATTTTCAAGGGTTTAGCAGAATGACAATTGTCGTTTTGTTGTAAAACCTGGGGTGTATATGTAATAGACTTGGGTGGTTGGAAGGGTTCAACTTTAAACAATGATAAATTTTGATTATTTTTTTGAGTATCTTCAAAATTTATTATTTTACCAACATCTGGTTTAGTAATGCCGAGCATTTCAGCTATTTCGCTCTGAGTGTATTCCTGTTCATACAATCCCCTGTTTTTTTCGCTACACTCCTGTTTTTCGTTCTCGGTAATTTGATCATTATTTGCAGTATCTTCAGGTAATGCGCAAAAACGACAAGTGTCGTTTTTGCATATTCTTCCAACCGTTGTTCGTGTAACACCTATTTCTTTTGCAATTTCTTCCTGCGTATATCCCTGCTCATACAACTGTTTGACCTTTTTATAGCGCTCCTGTTTTTTCTCATCAGCCAAATCTTTTACCCATCTTTGTAGCGTTCTTTCCTGAATATCGGTTTTTTCAGCGATCTCCTGAACAGAATGTCCGCTCTGATACAGGGTTCGT includes the following:
- a CDS encoding JAB domain-containing protein — protein: MENCNVYRISLIREKSIKYQANVSTAEQAAEIIRKTITECGQSDREQMIVLMLDIKNRIIGTNIVSIGSVSSSIVCLRELFKPVILANSVALIVAHNHPSGDLQPSNEDNNITKWIFIGAHLLGLTLHDHLIISTENKEFYSYAENNILKEYKEKGLKKLKEF
- a CDS encoding ATP-binding protein, which produces MFERLLSSSIKKRLADPKAIIVVGPRQSGKTTLLQQITGELDKPVLWWNGDEPDIRQILSGITSTYLKNLVGQHSFLVIDEAQRIENIGLCLKLIVDNLPGVKVLASGSSSFELANRINEPLTGRKWEYHLYPLAWQELLNHHGFLDERRVLEHRLVYGSYPEVVKQPGNESGLLLELSDSYLYKDILTWERIQKPERLERLVQALAFQIGSQVSYNELGRMSGLNNETVEKYIAILEKAFIVFRLKSFSRNLRNELRKSRKIYFYDNGIRNAVIKHFSAAGMRDDIGALWENFLVSERMKMMANSGFAANSFFWRTTQQQEIDYLEERDGRLFAWEFKWNPKAKVKFSKTFLNAYPNASTGVVTPDNIASFLTGAANQ
- a CDS encoding helix-turn-helix domain-containing protein, whose protein sequence is MKKKLILPVKEIDIPQNNLPRVITGTKSKIVENYAEEMADGINFPPIKVWKNGGPQWLVWDGVHRLSAAKAAGIKTIDCEVYEFPENEFLLQAFSANLKHGLPLKRREKVEVTRTLYQSGHSVQEIAEKTDIQERTLQRWVKDLADEKKQERYKKVKQLYEQGYTQEEIAKEIGVTRTTVGRICKNDTCRFCALPEDTANNDQITENEKQECSEKNRGLYEQEYTQSEIAEMLGITKPDVGKIINFEDTQKNNQNLSLFKVEPFQPPKSITYTPQVLQQNDNCHSAKPLKIITNNNQDFVSGNHLAAMENKKAYPENTTQDKNTKPEIRYNDMSYEQKFALSRMPLKDCMKKGVRLSDWDLNIIRTLELIKADWSIQEIHKDTGLGLVEIRKAGVVMMTQYDKKLFYEKGRRWIANELQIDWKEVDFIWSLRHFKTALPDRFQLLRWLRESLQHNSDVVVKELMRIETLNQLCIQEGVETPDQLTEKKKYDILEKLPPEAKDYLQECADRFNALSEMFTYKQLQKEPFQELSNYYNQVVGIENKFRDFLIENGKKVL
- a CDS encoding DUF932 domain-containing protein, with translation MLQNQEILNIAPSIGALHPHEEVSDKYTFIPTIEVINILRKEGWMPTRVTEAGFRKPDNEGFQKHMIRFQHPDLILKNEAIEAVLINSHNRSCAYKLMTGVYRFICMNGMILGDTFDSISIKHINFDQQDVIKASYKVLETAPVVAKSLEEMKTTHLQEAEREVYAKSALQLVYDDPEEAPIDTWQLLSPRRARDCEPDLWTTFNTVQENIIKGGLRGRSTKTGKRIKTRPVKAIDRNVKLNRALWTLTEKMKELKRR
- a CDS encoding sigma-70 family RNA polymerase sigma factor, whose product is MAKKFCEKNKRGQFEVCENTAKGDTHKKINTKEAILPVVNKILTKYKNKISKDIIEYDDILSECYLSALAGAEKWEESDKKASLFSWVWIFVSGRIRDLNKKETIITVSFNDELLPITTQPFTTNNFHTVAISERQERLNNVSQITTYHRLMKIMFSGQGLKPCISRQRVHQMQKKAQKIIAALGK
- a CDS encoding toprim domain-containing protein, giving the protein MFTDQRNAELNTIKRLDMTALVESAGVQVKNGHFKAVWRDDRRPSVSILQAGDGVWVWKDHGANEKGTNIDLFMKLYNVSYVQAVKALRKQTLGEQTFSFPVAETRFGYTATKKKKKPDWKILDEYDLNAKTLQLFKSYRRLRPKYVKNAGIKQLLLLLNKKKFSLCGHQNMSGTWELYNVQGDFKSSTGKDITYISRGKNTLVIAESLIDAISCEQIKEEIFDLLVLNSVEMINRAVDFLSDLKSYSKIVIATDNDKAGKKAADMLLPACKTKAERVVGFNYNQYKDPNDYLTGKKLRKANVNKKRKM
- a CDS encoding single-stranded DNA-binding protein: MLNKVMLIGNLGQDPETRYTQDGRAVSNFSLATNMKWKNKEGDQQEQVEWHRIVVFGNLAEICEKYLKKGKQVYIEGRIQTRKWQDDDGNNRYTTEVVANQMKMLGNNGKSEPAANEIQSPDIPPDDDIPF
- a CDS encoding DUF6094 domain-containing protein, yielding MARLASQEKMGYYPTPINVVEDLKKIINIQPKARLLDTCCGEGQALSIIAKGTETETFGVELDRQRSKKAQEVLQQIVWGDALYEFRASEKAFGLLWLNPPYDNVGIFDQRRKKVK